Proteins from a single region of Campylobacter sp. RM16704:
- the pepE gene encoding dipeptidase PepE codes for MKRRNMLKIGALGLAAMLFSGIALNAKSNDVINFPKDKQKALLLSSSGYKDTGYLNHALPWLKDFVEKNNLKGKKVAFIPYAGVRKTYEQYEAQVAKALESLGLQIVSVHRGNAADIVKSADAIFVGGGNTFELVNQLYNNNLVELIAKRVSEGTPYVGWSAGSNVAGATMMTTNDMPIVEPKSFNTFNIFPHQINPHFISGKPVGHNGESREERLEEFLIVNPKTIVYALPEGVALLINGKKAKVLGMDKNAPLLKLENKKEIQKISIGSEINY; via the coding sequence ATGAAAAGAAGAAACATGTTAAAAATAGGTGCTCTTGGCTTAGCTGCTATGCTTTTTAGCGGAATTGCTCTAAATGCAAAATCAAATGATGTGATTAATTTTCCAAAAGATAAACAAAAAGCATTATTACTTTCAAGCTCTGGATATAAAGATACAGGTTATTTAAACCATGCATTACCTTGGCTTAAAGATTTTGTTGAAAAAAATAATCTTAAAGGTAAAAAAGTTGCTTTTATTCCTTATGCAGGTGTTAGAAAAACTTATGAGCAATACGAAGCTCAAGTTGCTAAAGCTTTAGAAAGTTTAGGACTTCAAATAGTGAGTGTTCATAGAGGTAATGCAGCTGATATAGTAAAAAGTGCTGATGCGATTTTTGTAGGCGGTGGAAATACTTTTGAACTAGTTAATCAACTATATAACAATAACCTTGTGGAATTGATTGCAAAAAGAGTAAGTGAAGGAACTCCATATGTTGGATGGTCAGCAGGCTCAAATGTAGCGGGAGCAACTATGATGACAACTAATGATATGCCTATAGTTGAACCAAAATCATTTAATACTTTCAACATCTTCCCTCATCAAATTAACCCACATTTTATCTCAGGTAAACCAGTAGGTCATAATGGTGAAAGCCGTGAGGAAAGATTAGAAGAATTTTTAATTGTAAACCCTAAAACCATTGTTTATGCTTTACCAGAAGGTGTGGCTTTATTAATTAATGGTAAGAAAGCAAAAGTTTTAGGTATGGACAAAAATGCACCTCTTTTAAAACTTGAAAACAAAAAAGAAATTCAAAAAATTTCAATTGGCTCTGAAATTAACTACTAA